The nucleotide window ttccttttcccatccttCAATCTCCTTCTCTTACTCGTCTCTTCCCCAGCGCCATTTCCACCAGGCTTTGGGGCGGCGCTGTCGTGGTGGACGTCGGGGCAAGAGCGTTCTTCCGTCGCGGCCAAGATTACGTCAAGCACCATCTGTGGGGCGAAGCGGCCTTCCCTTGCCGGGCCCTCTTACTCGATCTAACAGGAAATGCGACTCGGATTTTTAGGTCTGCTGGAATTCgggtgtttattttctctctcttcgtcttatttatcataattgtctttatgtttttttttataacgatgataattatgacaattctAGCGATAGGAGCGATAATTATCTTGTTGATATCAAATTAATGTCATAAAGCGCCATAAAGAGTAAAACCATAACCGAACGGCAGGTATTTTTTCCCGAGCGCAACACTCTTTTTCCATCACTTTGCTCAGATTCCTCGAGACGTCCGGAGTATCTCTGTATCCGGAGATGCGAACTGTGCTGGTGGGGCCTCAGCACCAGATGGAAGCCGCGCTTCAACACCCAAGCCTTCGAAATGCAATCCACGCAGTCTACCTCGCCCTCAAAGGTTTGCCCTTGAGAATGTAAATACATTTGAAGATTCTAGCGAATGGACCATGATCACATCTTTTATGGTCCCCAGTATGGTGGTATGGTTTCCCCCTTAAGGCATTATGCATATTTGGATAGGGAGGGGCGGAAGGTCACGGGGAAACAAGACGTGGCACAGACGTTGGGGGGATTACAATGTATATAACTATTGATAATGTTTTTGGATAGTATATACATCACGAGATATACACCAGAATGATATGCTTCAAATGCAATTAGACCTACCTATAAAATAAAAGtcgatatcattatcagttaAACTAATCTGTAATGTACTGCATGTGTAACAGGCCGTGGGTAAATTGGGAAGTACGCTCCAGGATTTCAGTCAGTCACTGTCAGCAACCTTGAAGCTGACGTGTTCACTACGTGTTTAGTCGGTCACCCGCCTGCCTCATGAGCTCGACTTTAGCTGATTggtataagttttttttatgtatacatttagctTCGCATTTTCAATTAACTGTATTAGCAGCATATTTACTGTagcatatagtatgtatgtatgtatgtagtatgtatgtatgtatgtatgtatgtatgtatgtattatgtatgtatgttatgtatgttttatgtatttataaatgtatatatatatgtatatatatgtatatatatattatattatatatatatatatatatatatatatatttgtggggtgttttgtggtgtgtggtgtgtgtgtgtgtgtgtgtgtggtgtggtgtgttttgtgtgtgtgtgtgtgtgtgtgtgtgtgtgtgtgaatacaaacaaaaacacacacacacacacacacacacacacacgcacacacacactcacacgcacacacacacacacacaacacacacacacacacacacaagcacgcacgcacgcacgcacacaccccacaccccaaaacacacaccacacacacacacacacacaccacacacatatacaaacacacacatcacacacacatacacacacacacaccccacacacacacacacacaccacacaaaccacacacacatatacacacacataaaatatctacatgtacatatataaaattaaaccacTCTTATGTACACATGGGTGTGTGGatggttttaaatatatgtttacacacacacacacacacaccacaccccacacacacaacacacacacaaaacacacacacacacacacatacacacaaaaacacacacgcatacacaaaacacacatacacacatatacacacaccacacatatatatctacatgtacatatatataaacacactcttatggtacacatgggtgtgtgtaaatatattttttacacaccacacacacacacacacacaccacacacacacaaaacacacacacacacacacacacacacacacacaccaccacaccacacacacacacacacacacacacacacacacacacacacgcacacacacacacacacacacatacacacacagggataTCAGTGATAACAATTGGCTAACAAACGCGTTGAGAACCACTGATCGAGTATTTTGAAGAaaatcatttcgtttttttctttttgagttaGACAGAAAAGAATGGTGTGTTAGGTCTGCTTTTCATTTCTGATTGtttctcgatatttttttttttcaaatcgttTTAACAACAAACTTACTGCAGATTTCCTAATAATTGACGAGAAAAACCGTTGGGATAAGCAATCAGAAATTTGCAGATCAGAATCTACATATCATTTTCGGATGAGATCAGTATCTGGATAAACTTTGTTTTGCACAGATGCTTGAATGCCTGAAACATATTTGTatctatgtgtaatattataaagaaagaataagtaACAGTCTTTATGTCCTCAGCTTCAACATgccaattcttatttttttttaaatcgtgagAACTTGCTGCACACACAAAATAATCTGCACTGCAACCAGAAAAAGAATCGAAGCTTTTACGATACTGCCAAATTAATGCACTTACAGTTTCAGACCTCGACTCAGGCTAATCCATTAACAGATGGCGTGAGAAAGGACGTGTTTGCTTATCGGCGGTGTCTTTATTGCGATCACGGTGAGATGGGGGTCCAGGTGCTTGAACCAGTGGCAACTTAATTCGGGTCCCTCGCGATTCCCGAGTCCTTTTCTGGTAAGTATTTATTTAATCATGGTTTCTAGATAATGCATTTCATATTtctgtgtgttattttttgttttgtctgtataCGTGAAGTCTGTAAAAGCGTATGAATGTGTGACTTTACTATACAACTGTACGtgttctctaattctttttttctacacTTTACTTTAATTTCCTCAtgactatttttctatctgttttttgCATCTACTCTGTGTACTCCCCCTCACGTTTTAGTACCTTTTTCAGAAGAAATTAACGATTTCATGGGTCACAATTTTCGCATCGTTTGCAAGGTTTTACTTTCCGACCATCGACTACACGCGAGACACGGACGAGACAGGAACCACAGTCACGCTGCGGGATTCTCTCAACGCTCGCATGCTCGTGGCCATCGCCGCCAAGCTCAATTTCACGTGAGTCACACGGTGTATAATAAAGCTGTTCTTACTATTTGTTGTTTTGCATTGTCTGACTTAAAAAAACTCTAATCTATATTGAGTttcatataattgttatatatgacTACAtgacttttttgcttttataattcaaaatatgGGTACGAGAGTGTATGAGTGCCCTCCATTATCTGCCTGATTAATTAGAATTTGAAGTTCAAAACTTCGCTTAGTAACGTTTAACCTGAATCAAACACGGTTTAACAACCATCCAAACCAAACATAATGCTGAAAAAAATCTGCTGTTTCAGATACGTTATCCGAGAACCAAAGGACGGGGAGTGGGGAATGCTGCTTGAAGGAGGAAACTGGACAGGTTTAGTGGGCACCCTTCAGCAGGAGGAGGCTGACTTTCTCCACGACGATCACCCCCACGGCACCCCAGACTGCTGGCGATGGAACAGGCCAGGATTTACACGCGGGATCCCTTCGTCATCACGTCTATGAAGCCCCGCCGTCTGCCGCATTTCTTGGCTCTTGTGACCCCTTTCACAGGTGAGATcatgggaagatttttttttttctctctacgccAGTCCTGTTCAATAAAATAAAGGTTTTATTGCCGACACGCTCTGAAAGAGTATCaaattgcccccccctcccccaacaacgggtcattttttttcatactgaACATATACCCATTCATGAAACCAAAGATGAATGTAAAATTCCTCGTACTCTCTTTTAGTCTGATCTGGATAAATAACTCACTAGGTTCCTGTTCCTTTTATTGGCAACGCAAACAACAATGGACCATTAATCAGTGTCTAAGTATATAAAGAAACACTGTTTCATTTCTCTGATAGGCCCTGGGAAGGTTTATTATCTAGGCAAAGCAGGGGACTCGCACCTTGGGCCACCGAAAGGCACCTATATTTTTAACGTTTCCGGAGCTAAATGtgaatatgatctatatatcaaTTACATGTTCTCTTATTAATATGAGGTAGAGAGACGCCAAAACAATTTTCCTATTTGCAATCGCAAATTAGTTCTAAAATCCCAGATCTGAATGTAGAAGGACATCTTTTAATCAGATCACCACAGGATGAGAACGCCAGTCAAATAAGTTGAAGTGCAGTGAAGTAAATATTTGTCATTCATGAACTGAAGAACAGAATCCAATAGGTAACTTGGACAGAGTACttaacagagatttttttttccgttttcatgAAAATGGAAGATGCACAGTAATTGTGATCTGGAGATTTAAAGTCATTCTCAAAATATATTACGCGGGTTACTATTGAGTACATGaaacactttctcttttttacgaATCAGTCTTTCAAATGATAGAAAGATATACCGGTATAAACAGTAAAACCACATGGCAGGAAGGAAATTATTCAAGAGCCTATCTTTTTCGTCTTTCAGGCACAGTGTGGTTAATCTTGGCAATATCCATTTTCTTGACGGGCGTGTCTCTCTTCGTCTTACTGCGGGCGTGGTCACACCTGTCAGGAAAACCCGTCTTCAGTCTGAGCACCACGCTCTTCTTCACGTGGGAACGGTGCTGGAAGACCGCCCACCGCCCCGCCCCAGAGCTCAACTGGCAGGGTATGAAttggcaaaaagaaagaaaaaaaatgctacacACCAGAtaggtttttattatttagtaaacttatttttattgtagAGGGTTTGTTTTCATCCGATAGAGTGCTTTGTTATTCTTGTCTTTTTATGGAGTGTCTCTTGTGGCATTTGAGGTGCAGGAAGGCTTTAAACTGAACAGCAAGAGGAGGCAGAGGTGTTTTCTTCATGTAGGCATACAGAACGAAGTCAATAAGAAGTCAAGACCAGCTGCTTAGCCTCGAAACGTCACCTTTTGTTGCTTccttacacattatatgtatttcttttatttgtttaaaaaaacgtttATGTGTTTTCGTTCCGTGCAATGTGTTAAACgtggatttttaatattttgtaatttgaTATCCATACACACGATATAATTCACGTTATCCATAGGTGGTTGGTGATTTGCCTGGCCATACTAAGTGTGGTTGCGGGTTCTGGCTACCGCTCCTCCCTGGTCGCGCACTTGACTGTTCAGCTCAGGGAAGCCGAGGTCAACACATTCCACGACCTGACTGAACGCAAGGGCTGGCGGTGGGGGCAGCGGAGCTTCTCCTGGGGGCTTCGAGGTCGTACTTCGAGCTCAGCACGGACCCTGTTTATCCAAGAAGTATTCCGCGGATGGAGGTATTAGCGTTACGTGGCTTAAAATGTCTGCTTGATTAGTGGTTCGTTAATCATaaaacacaagcgcgcgcgcgcgcacgcacgcacgcaccacacaccacgcacacgcacacacacacacacacacgcacagcacgcacgcacgcacgcacgcacgcacgcacgcacgcacgcacgcacgcacgcacgcacgcacgcacgcacacacacacacacacacacaccacacacacacacacacacacacacacacacacacacacacacacatatagatagaaggTCCTTATTGTGCTGAAGCAGGTGATGAAATAAATGCTGAAACTGATGCTGAAGCAAGTAGCTATCTTGGAAGGCCCTCTACTTTGGGAGAATACATCTAGCTGCATTAATCGTTCTAAGCAGAAGCAATTCAGTTCTCATCGTTTAAGAAAGGTGGAACAGGGTGCCGAAGGGAGaggattttttatttcaattgttCATATATTTTGTCTAATAGAAACGCTAGTTACAGCACGCCCGAAAGGTGCCATGCCTTTAGCAGTTTGTGGTATGGggaattttctcctcttcttgtcaTGGtgaatcattgtcattatcagtaaaaTGCTTAGGATGTAAAATGCTTCCATTGTAGTccacattattattgctttcggtTTAAATACAAACAAAGGTGGCACATCGTCCTTTTCCACAAAACTTGTTAGGGTTTTTCTGTAGACTGCTACTGTAGATAGGgtccttacatatatatttgattagtAAATTCTAATCGCAAAAACCAAATGCAACCACTTATATCATTGCATAATACAATAATCCTTAGACACTTTTCATCGCTTTCTCTTTTAGACACACGACCTGGATGAGAGCATGGAAATGGTGCTACAAGGAGGCTATTCATTCATCACAACGAAGTTCCAGAACACCGGCCGTGGTGGCGCTGCGGTATAACGAACGCCCTTGGGTACTCGCCCATTCACACCAGCCGTGTGGAGTATCCCAAGTTTGCAGGGACTTCTTGGGGACTGAGGTGACATTTCTTCGAGTTACTAACCTGGTCTTTATTCCAGATTCTAAAATGCAGAGGAAGTTTGTTAAAGTcaacaaatgcacgcacacacatatccctATTGCTGTATTTTATTCTGTAAGGAGCATAGGCATAATTGATTATTCTgggatatattatttttgcatgggTGAAGCATGGGGGTTAGGGTTAGGGAGGTTTATCCTTTCGCCCATcggatcccttttttttcttgtgtgtgtgtggggtgtgtgtgtgtgtgtgtgtgttgtgtgtgtgtgtgtgtgtgtgtgtgtgtgtgtgtgtgttgtgtgtgtgtgtgtgttgtgtgtgtatgtgtgtgtgtgtgtgtgtgtgtgtgtgtgtgtgtgtgttgtgtgtgtgtgtgtgtgtgtgtgttgtgtgtgtgtgtgtgtggtgtgtgtgtgtggtgcgtgcgtgtataaatgTAATGTATTCGTTATATACATTGCGAAATAATACACTGAATATGAAGGAACGTCAGGCACTAAATTAAGAAATGTATTGATCATCAGGAGAGGTGCCCCATTCCGCCGGCAAATTACAAGGGCGATGCAGCAGCAAATCGAAGCAGGCCTTATTGACTACTGGCTCGGGGACGTGGTGAAGACGAGGGTcatagaggagaggaaggatacgAACAAAGTCCAAAAGAATGCCATTTGGGATTACAAAACCTGATGTACGAGTCGTTGTCCTAAGAAATACTTGTCTACCAATAAGCAAATATGCACAGctttcttatccttatttttgttatatatgttttgctATGAAACACCAAACCAATGACGAAATATGTTTACACTTTTCACAACGCCCAACATTTATCAGTTTATCAATATGTAATATCTCTTGCCGTTTTGTAACAGGATGACAACAGCCGTGTTTCCTCTAACCGTGAGCCATCTTCAAGGAGGTTTTTACCTCCTGTTCTTAGGTCACTTCATTGCACTCGTCGTCTTCGTTGGGGAAAAGTGCTGCCCTTTAAGACTGCTAACATAGAATAGTCATAGAGTATTTTTAGATAGATTCCATTccgtaatttttaaataatggagATTGTAATTTGCATCctcacattttcatttttaatgtgTAGTTTATAATAATGGTGTGTAGTTTTATAATAAAGGCATTTAGTTTCTGTTATATCATTAACATATGTGTCTAGATATTTATTGCTAAATAGCAGGACCGAAAATCAGTGTTACAGGTCTTGCCTTCACCCACTAACTTCACTGGATAAGTATGTAGCCATGTAGTTAGTTTAGAGTATtggcaataaaatataaataattaccatTCATGCGTTACCTACAATACAGTACTGTACGGCTGTATAgtctgtatctgttttttttttcccttgatccATATCTCAATGCTTTGAAAACAAAGAATCATGCCAGCAAACTTGTACAAATAGCAAGGTGTTATTTGCACAATTTTACCAGATGGTAATTACCTCTTAAAACTGAAATTGTAATCCTCAGAAAAGCTGCTGCTCATTgctgtttggggggaaaaatcctacacaaatggttaatggttaaaagcaagataatgtgctagacatctaaggtcatgtagcactatagttaatgttagggaagggtggttgagttagtgatagttgtctaagctgggcaaaggagttgttgagtgaaagggttagggtcgggtatggtaaggagttagattagatgaagaatatgtatgcgttttgaggaaagagaataggttgttgaagcaaaaagtgtgggattctgtaaggatgttctgataggttgggaggtcggtgaagggggataggtgggggaaagcagaggtacgagttgtttcaaaacgtggcacggcagtaggatgttgggggattggagtgtctggtgggtgtgtattgactttatgagagttaatgagttacataagggattcacgtgcgtaaggagggagtggaagggatagaggggatggtgggagggttaatgtgggcggggttggggtcgggggggatggctgTGTTGGGAGGTGTTAGGAgagatagggtgtaggggggatatcgttaggaggaggatggatatcagccagtttacttggagtgtggaaggagcaggagttgtaagatttggaggttgagtgtcagttttcattaggtaatcttgaattttttcatggtttcttcttctgagttggttcgggagtttttgggggataaaggatttcttgtgatgggggaagagaggactggtgtctcaagcataggagcaaaggaaggtggaggtgattgttggtagggaagagggagtggaaacgtttgttctgtctgttacgggtagtgcgaggagggagaggggaaggtgttgggattgtagtggtgattgacgTATCtgaagtagagattggagtgtctggatttagaatgcaaaagagtttgactggggaaggtaggaggtagaagaggggttagatgtaggagggggtgggttttaggagaattggtagaatgagcagtattactggagtaaggagtaagggagaaaccacgtcgacgtgcttcttgtctggcttcgcgtagtgcgagtccaagtttgaatctgagagttgctacctcagactcatatttataggtgggacaacccctataaaatacattatggggaccgccacagttggcacatgtgcgtgattgtgcagggcagttagatcgggtatggccaggttgggcacatagtgggcatctggctgtggaacggcaatgtttggctggtgtgtcctagacgccaacaattttggcactgacagtggaggggttggtatggacgaacagggagggaattctcctcctatgtagacgttaaagggaaaggtcatgcctacggaaggtaattttggctatgttagtgggttcttcttcgatgacctctggggggaatggagtagcattgtactgatgttgcatcatagtctgtgagacaggcaagtagatcttctccacaatctgaccaatctttgtcatagattgggcaatttgctggggagattgaaaactgttccggtgcaagtattgagggtttggatggggttctgcaaggatggggttaccatataggtctgttagttttgttaattgctatagcttggttttcggatgttactgtgacaagacggagcggtcggtcggctacggaaagagactttacctacttgttttttggagacattgttggaagagtaagggtgttgtcagagtaggaggctgtgggagggatcacgaaaaaatcggtcccatttggctgtgctgaagaaggtattcaaaattgttgtagagataggggtagtcgaaggcgggggcgtgacgaagatggagtagttgttaaggaggtagtgttatggggaggtgggcaataaggctgtaaggtaattaataagggaggatggggtggttgagttgggaggttgtgggggtagaggtgttgaagttgagattgctgggagagtggaaatgttccttaaggattgattgttggctactgtactagtaggtattgatgagggggtagttattgcagtgttcggagccgtggtcaaaggagagcctggggtcagggaatctggtgggtttacatcgttgggctatttgataaaggggcaagcctcattgccc belongs to Penaeus monodon isolate SGIC_2016 unplaced genomic scaffold, NSTDA_Pmon_1 PmonScaffold_1108, whole genome shotgun sequence and includes:
- the LOC119568844 gene encoding uncharacterized protein LOC119568844 yields the protein MQKSPPTGVFNGERSFQIKAGIREPLRHAGHAKCRFRPRGQVQHPDRIPQYLLASSVPSDAATMGQGLLRPWVLAAFLVSAVTGARESMVIVKINTGKADGDGGILSQLERCAISTRLWGGAVVVDVGARAFFRRGQDYVKHHLWGEAAFPCRALLLDLTGNATRIFRFLETSGVSLYPEMRTVLVGPQHQMEAALQHPSLRNAIHAVYLALKDGVRKDVFAYRRCLYCDHGEMGVQVLEPVAT
- the LOC119568845 gene encoding uncharacterized protein LOC119568845, whose product is MEQARIYTRDPFVITSMKPRRLPHFLALVTPFTGTVWLILAISIFLTGVSLFVLLRAWSHLSGKPVFSLSTTLFFTWERCWKTAHRPAPELNWQGMNWWLVICLAILSVVAGSGYRSSLVAHLTVQLREAEVNTFHDLTERKGWRWGQRSFSWGLRGRTSSSARTLFIQEVFRGWRY